A DNA window from Setaria viridis chromosome 2, Setaria_viridis_v4.0, whole genome shotgun sequence contains the following coding sequences:
- the LOC117844965 gene encoding uncharacterized protein isoform X2, with translation MAMIDEPLYPIAVLIDELKNEDIQLRLNSIRRLSTIARALGEERTRKELIPFLSENNDDEDEVLLAMAEELGVFIPYVGGVEHAHVLLPPLETLCTVEETCVRDKAVESLCRIGAQMKESDIVDWFIPVVKRLAAGEWFTARVSSCGLFHIAYPSAPDQLKTELRTIYGQLCQDDMPMVRRAAASNLGKFAATVEQSHLKTEIMSIFDDLTQDDQDSVRLLAVEGCAALGKLLEPQDCVAHILPVIVNFSQDKSWRVRYMVANQLYELCEAVGPEPTRADLVPAYVRLLRDNEAEVRIAAAGKVTKFCRILSPQLAIQHILPCVKELSSDSSQHVRSALASVIMGMAPVLGKDATIEQLLPIFLSLLKDEFPDVRLNIISKLDQVNQVIGIDLLSQSLLPAIVELAEDRHWRVRLAIIEYIPLLASQLGVGFFDDKLGALCMQWLEDKVFSIRDAAANNLKRLAEEFGPEWAMQHIIPQVLEKINNPHYLYRMTILQAISLLAPVMGAEITCQKLLPVIINSSKDRVPNIKFNVAKVLQSLIPILDQSTVKPCLVELSEDPDVDVRYYANQALQACDQMMVSS, from the exons ATGGCGATGATTGATGAGCCTCTGTATCCAATTGCTGTACTGATTGACGAGCTTAAGAATGAGGATATTCAATTGCGTCTAAACTCCATCAGAAGACTTTCCACAATTGCACGGGCGCTTGGGGAAGAACGAACTAGAAAGGAACTGATCCCTTTTCTTAGTGAAAACAATGACGATGAAGATGAGGTGCTTCTTGCAATGGCTGAGGAATTGGGTGTGTTCATTCCTTATGTTGGGGGTGTAGAGCATGCTCATGTTTTGCTTCCACCATTGGAGACATTGTGTACGGTGGAGGAAACTTGTGTCCGCGATAAGGCAGTTGAATCTCTGTGCCGTATTGGTGCACAGATGAAGGAAAGTGACATTGTGGACTGGTTCATTCCAGTAGTAAAG AGGCTAGCAGCAGGTGAGTGGTTTACAGCTCGGGTATCATCCTGTGGTCTTTTCCACATAGCCTATCCAAGTGCGCCGGACCAATTGAAAACAGAATTGAGGACTATCTATGGTCAGTTATGTCAGGATGATATGCCTATGGTCAGAAGAGCAGCTGCATCAAATCTTGGAAAGTTTGCAGCCACAGTTGAACAAAGTCATTTGAAGACAGAAATAATGTCAATATTTGATGATTTAACCCAAGATG ATCAAGATTCAGTGCGTTTGTTGGCTGTTGAAGGCTGTGCTGCTCTTGGTAAATTGTTGGAACCGCAAGATTGTGTGGCACATATTCTCCCAGTCATTGTCAATTTCTCCCAG GATAAATCCTGGCGTGTTCGTTATATGGTCGCCAATCAATTGTATGAGCTCTGTGAGGCTGTTGGCCCTGAGCCTACAAG AGCTGATTTGGTGCCTGCATATGTTCGTCTCCTTCGTGACAATGAGGCTGAAGTGCGGATAGCAGCTGCTGGAAAAGTTACTAAGTTCTGTCGCATATTAAGTCCACAGCTTGCCATCCAACATATTCTTCCATGTGTTAAG GAATTGTCATCAGATTCGTCCCAGCATGTTCGTTCAGCTTTGGCTTCAGTCATTATGGGAATGGCTCCTGTATTGGGAAAG GATGCTACCATCGAACAACttcttcctatttttctttctttattgaAGGATGAATTTCCTGATGTTCGACTCAACATAATCAGCAAACTTGATCAAGTTAACCAG GTTATTGGAATTGACTTACTCTCTCAATCACTGCTACCGGCCATTGTAGAACTTGCAGAGGATAGGCACTGGAGAGTTCGGCTTGCAATAATTGAGTACATCCCATTGTTAGCAAGTCAGTTAGGTGTCGGGTTTTTTGATGACAAGCTGGGGGCACTCTGCATGCAATGGTTGGAAGATAAG GTCTTCTCAATCAGAGATGCTGCCGCTAACAACTTGAAGCGCCTTGCAGAGGAGTTCGGTCCAGAGTGGGCAATGCAGCATATAATTCCTCAG GTGCTGGAGAAGATCAACAATCCGCACTATCTGTATCGCATGACAATTCTGCAAGCTATCTCATTGTTGGCCCCTGTCATGGGTGCAGAAATCACTTGTCAAAAGCTGCTTCCAGTCATCATTAATTCCTCAAAGGACAG GGTTCCTAACATCAAGTTCAATGTTGCAAAAGTACTGCAGTCACTTATACCGATCCTTGATCAATCT ACCGTGAAACCATGCCTTGTTGAGCTCAGCGAGGACCCTGATGTGGATGTAAGATACTACGCAAACCAGGCCCTGCAGGCGTGCGATCAGATGATGGTGTCGAGCTAA
- the LOC117844965 gene encoding uncharacterized protein isoform X1, which yields MAMIDEPLYPIAVLIDELKNEDIQLRLNSIRRLSTIARALGEERTRKELIPFLSENNDDEDEVLLAMAEELGVFIPYVGGVEHAHVLLPPLETLCTVEETCVRDKAVESLCRIGAQMKESDIVDWFIPVVKRLAAGEWFTARVSSCGLFHIAYPSAPDQLKTELRTIYGQLCQDDMPMVRRAAASNLGKFAATVEQSHLKTEIMSIFDDLTQDDQDSVRLLAVEGCAALGKLLEPQDCVAHILPVIVNFSQDKSWRVRYMVANQLYELCEAVGPEPTRADLVPAYVRLLRDNEAEVRIAAAGKVTKFCRILSPQLAIQHILPCVKELSSDSSQHVRSALASVIMGMAPVLGKDATIEQLLPIFLSLLKDEFPDVRLNIISKLDQVNQVIGIDLLSQSLLPAIVELAEDRHWRVRLAIIEYIPLLASQLGVGFFDDKLGALCMQWLEDKVFSIRDAAANNLKRLAEEFGPEWAMQHIIPQVLEKINNPHYLYRMTILQAISLLAPVMGAEITCQKLLPVIINSSKDRVPNIKFNVAKVLQSLIPILDQSVVEKTVKPCLVELSEDPDVDVRYYANQALQACDQMMVSS from the exons ATGGCGATGATTGATGAGCCTCTGTATCCAATTGCTGTACTGATTGACGAGCTTAAGAATGAGGATATTCAATTGCGTCTAAACTCCATCAGAAGACTTTCCACAATTGCACGGGCGCTTGGGGAAGAACGAACTAGAAAGGAACTGATCCCTTTTCTTAGTGAAAACAATGACGATGAAGATGAGGTGCTTCTTGCAATGGCTGAGGAATTGGGTGTGTTCATTCCTTATGTTGGGGGTGTAGAGCATGCTCATGTTTTGCTTCCACCATTGGAGACATTGTGTACGGTGGAGGAAACTTGTGTCCGCGATAAGGCAGTTGAATCTCTGTGCCGTATTGGTGCACAGATGAAGGAAAGTGACATTGTGGACTGGTTCATTCCAGTAGTAAAG AGGCTAGCAGCAGGTGAGTGGTTTACAGCTCGGGTATCATCCTGTGGTCTTTTCCACATAGCCTATCCAAGTGCGCCGGACCAATTGAAAACAGAATTGAGGACTATCTATGGTCAGTTATGTCAGGATGATATGCCTATGGTCAGAAGAGCAGCTGCATCAAATCTTGGAAAGTTTGCAGCCACAGTTGAACAAAGTCATTTGAAGACAGAAATAATGTCAATATTTGATGATTTAACCCAAGATG ATCAAGATTCAGTGCGTTTGTTGGCTGTTGAAGGCTGTGCTGCTCTTGGTAAATTGTTGGAACCGCAAGATTGTGTGGCACATATTCTCCCAGTCATTGTCAATTTCTCCCAG GATAAATCCTGGCGTGTTCGTTATATGGTCGCCAATCAATTGTATGAGCTCTGTGAGGCTGTTGGCCCTGAGCCTACAAG AGCTGATTTGGTGCCTGCATATGTTCGTCTCCTTCGTGACAATGAGGCTGAAGTGCGGATAGCAGCTGCTGGAAAAGTTACTAAGTTCTGTCGCATATTAAGTCCACAGCTTGCCATCCAACATATTCTTCCATGTGTTAAG GAATTGTCATCAGATTCGTCCCAGCATGTTCGTTCAGCTTTGGCTTCAGTCATTATGGGAATGGCTCCTGTATTGGGAAAG GATGCTACCATCGAACAACttcttcctatttttctttctttattgaAGGATGAATTTCCTGATGTTCGACTCAACATAATCAGCAAACTTGATCAAGTTAACCAG GTTATTGGAATTGACTTACTCTCTCAATCACTGCTACCGGCCATTGTAGAACTTGCAGAGGATAGGCACTGGAGAGTTCGGCTTGCAATAATTGAGTACATCCCATTGTTAGCAAGTCAGTTAGGTGTCGGGTTTTTTGATGACAAGCTGGGGGCACTCTGCATGCAATGGTTGGAAGATAAG GTCTTCTCAATCAGAGATGCTGCCGCTAACAACTTGAAGCGCCTTGCAGAGGAGTTCGGTCCAGAGTGGGCAATGCAGCATATAATTCCTCAG GTGCTGGAGAAGATCAACAATCCGCACTATCTGTATCGCATGACAATTCTGCAAGCTATCTCATTGTTGGCCCCTGTCATGGGTGCAGAAATCACTTGTCAAAAGCTGCTTCCAGTCATCATTAATTCCTCAAAGGACAG GGTTCCTAACATCAAGTTCAATGTTGCAAAAGTACTGCAGTCACTTATACCGATCCTTGATCAATCT GTTGTGGAGAAGACCGTGAAACCATGCCTTGTTGAGCTCAGCGAGGACCCTGATGTGGATGTAAGATACTACGCAAACCAGGCCCTGCAGGCGTGCGATCAGATGATGGTGTCGAGCTAA